In Candidatus Binataceae bacterium, a single genomic region encodes these proteins:
- the shc gene encoding squalene--hopene cyclase, with amino-acid sequence MNETAEVQNLTAPAAGAPPEYVARIDYTIDRAQKSLIALQKPEGYWQAPLEANGEMNAEYMIFSHFMDIVDPELEPRMKKHLLDLQNADGSWSLYPGGEGYLSTSIEAYFALKLAGLRAGDEPCMQARRWILSKGGIENCGTLARFYLAAMGQVGWHATAAIPIELAMFPNWFFFNIYELSSWARGTLMALMYLQAARPVKQIDYVAGVLELFIQPPHFTKFKQPRGKKLVSLRNALNVADKGLRVFDRHHLPTLRARAMRFVENWILEHQEGNGTWGGIEPCYLLSAMALKANGYRNDHPVLKKALEGIKELIWHFDDYSMFQPCVSPNWDAALAGRALLDSELPGNDESIKKVARWFIDNQIFKKGDWSIKRPDLEPGGWAFEFYNDWYPDVDDSAVILSVLAEAEVDDTAAKEHALAAGANWVMGMQSEDGGFAAFDVDNDSTWLNNIPLADVEAVTDPSCPDLTGRVLEMMAGVGYRVDHPVAKRAINWLKKNQSPEGSWWGRWGVNHIYGTFSALSGLRKIGVDINEPWIKRAVAWLKSKQNEDGGWGESPLSDKDASWRGRGTSTASQTAWAMIGLVAGEDGISDQLMRGAQFLAEQQNEAGAWDESEFTGTGFPNHFYLRYHMYAHYFPLMALGRFRKRLREMASH; translated from the coding sequence ATGAACGAGACCGCAGAAGTCCAGAATCTCACCGCGCCGGCCGCGGGCGCGCCCCCCGAATACGTCGCCAGGATCGATTACACGATCGATCGCGCGCAGAAGTCGCTGATCGCGCTGCAAAAGCCCGAGGGTTATTGGCAGGCGCCGCTCGAAGCCAACGGCGAAATGAACGCCGAGTACATGATCTTCAGCCACTTCATGGACATCGTCGATCCCGAGCTCGAGCCGCGGATGAAAAAGCATCTGCTCGATCTGCAGAACGCCGACGGAAGCTGGAGCCTGTATCCGGGCGGCGAGGGCTACCTCTCGACGTCGATCGAGGCGTACTTCGCGCTGAAGCTCGCGGGACTGCGCGCCGGCGACGAGCCATGCATGCAGGCGCGGCGCTGGATCTTGTCCAAGGGCGGCATCGAGAACTGCGGCACGCTCGCGCGCTTCTATCTGGCCGCGATGGGCCAGGTCGGATGGCACGCGACGGCGGCGATTCCGATCGAGCTCGCGATGTTTCCGAACTGGTTCTTCTTCAATATCTACGAGCTGTCATCGTGGGCGCGCGGCACGCTGATGGCCCTGATGTATCTGCAGGCTGCGCGGCCCGTGAAGCAGATCGATTACGTGGCAGGAGTGCTCGAGCTGTTCATCCAGCCTCCGCACTTCACCAAGTTCAAGCAGCCGCGCGGCAAGAAGCTCGTCTCGCTGCGCAATGCGCTCAATGTCGCCGACAAGGGCCTGCGCGTTTTCGATCGCCATCATCTGCCGACGCTGCGGGCGCGTGCGATGCGCTTCGTCGAGAACTGGATCCTCGAGCATCAGGAGGGCAACGGCACCTGGGGCGGCATCGAACCCTGCTACCTGCTGAGCGCGATGGCTCTGAAGGCCAACGGCTACCGCAACGACCATCCGGTGCTCAAAAAAGCACTCGAAGGGATCAAGGAACTCATCTGGCACTTCGACGACTACTCGATGTTTCAGCCGTGCGTGTCGCCCAACTGGGATGCCGCGCTCGCTGGCCGCGCGTTGCTCGATTCGGAGCTGCCCGGCAACGACGAGTCGATCAAAAAAGTCGCGCGCTGGTTTATCGACAATCAGATTTTCAAGAAGGGCGACTGGTCGATTAAGCGGCCCGATCTCGAGCCCGGCGGATGGGCATTCGAGTTTTATAACGACTGGTATCCCGACGTGGACGATTCCGCCGTCATCCTGAGCGTGCTCGCCGAGGCCGAGGTCGATGACACGGCGGCCAAGGAGCACGCGCTCGCCGCCGGCGCGAACTGGGTGATGGGCATGCAATCCGAGGACGGCGGATTCGCCGCCTTCGACGTCGATAACGATTCGACCTGGCTCAACAATATCCCACTCGCCGATGTCGAGGCCGTCACCGATCCGTCGTGCCCCGATCTCACCGGCCGCGTGCTCGAGATGATGGCGGGCGTCGGCTATCGCGTCGATCATCCTGTCGCCAAGCGCGCGATTAACTGGCTGAAGAAGAATCAATCGCCCGAGGGCTCCTGGTGGGGACGCTGGGGCGTGAATCACATCTACGGAACCTTCTCTGCGCTCTCGGGTCTGCGCAAAATTGGCGTCGATATCAACGAGCCGTGGATCAAACGCGCAGTCGCTTGGCTCAAGTCGAAGCAGAACGAGGACGGCGGATGGGGCGAGAGCCCGCTCTCCGACAAGGACGCATCATGGCGCGGGCGCGGCACCAGCACCGCGTCGCAGACCGCGTGGGCGATGATTGGTCTCGTCGCCGGCGAAGACGGCATCAGCGATCAACTCATGCGCGGCGCGCAGTTTCTGGCCGAGCAGCAGAATGAGGCGGGCGCGTGGGACGAATCCGAGTTCACCGGCACCGGTTTCCCGAATCACTTCTACCTTCGCTATCACATGTACGCACATTACTTTCCGCTGATGGCGCTCGGACGTTTCCGCAAGCGCCTCCGGGAGATGGCATCGCACTGA
- a CDS encoding alcohol dehydrogenase catalytic domain-containing protein, producing MTAAAVMKPQMRPRQAVLLEPRVLELRDWMPAHPGPGELLIQIRCALSCGTDLKTFRRGHPLWPTPTPIGHEFSGVVAEVGHGVTAYRVGDEIMCAPTAPCGDCFYCKRGQENLCDDALGRMVLGAYADMIILPAHVVATNTFLKPRWLPFEEAALLEPLSCVVHAQEIAKPEAHETAVIVGAGPFGLLHMITLRAAGVRQIVMVGRGAQRLKWASEMGADLVLDAYRDDVGAVLARLNGGYGPDLVIECTGQIDGWQDSIKFMRRGGRAVLFGGCPVGTMLNVDTRRMHYDNLTLLAPFHFRPRDVAKTREMLCARELNFGAVINAHRRLSELEDVFAMLERGEILKCAITP from the coding sequence GTGACCGCCGCGGCCGTAATGAAACCGCAGATGCGTCCGCGGCAGGCGGTCCTCCTCGAACCGCGCGTGCTCGAGCTGCGCGACTGGATGCCGGCGCATCCGGGACCCGGCGAGCTGCTGATCCAGATTCGATGCGCGCTGAGCTGCGGCACCGATCTCAAGACTTTCCGCCGTGGGCATCCGCTGTGGCCAACGCCGACTCCTATCGGTCATGAGTTCTCCGGAGTAGTCGCCGAAGTCGGACACGGAGTCACCGCGTATCGAGTTGGCGACGAGATTATGTGTGCCCCCACCGCGCCCTGCGGCGATTGTTTCTACTGCAAGCGCGGTCAGGAGAATCTCTGCGACGATGCGCTCGGGCGGATGGTGCTCGGCGCGTATGCCGACATGATCATCCTGCCGGCTCACGTTGTCGCGACCAATACGTTCCTCAAGCCGCGCTGGCTGCCGTTCGAGGAAGCCGCGCTGCTGGAGCCGCTTTCGTGCGTCGTCCACGCGCAGGAGATCGCGAAGCCCGAGGCTCATGAGACCGCGGTGATCGTCGGCGCGGGCCCTTTCGGCCTGCTGCATATGATCACGCTGCGCGCCGCGGGCGTGCGGCAAATCGTGATGGTGGGCCGCGGTGCGCAACGCCTCAAGTGGGCATCGGAAATGGGCGCCGATCTCGTCCTCGATGCGTATCGCGACGACGTCGGAGCCGTGCTCGCGCGCCTCAACGGCGGCTATGGCCCCGATCTCGTTATCGAATGCACCGGCCAGATCGATGGCTGGCAGGATTCGATCAAGTTCATGCGGCGCGGCGGACGCGCGGTGCTGTTCGGCGGATGCCCGGTCGGCACGATGCTCAACGTCGATACGCGCCGGATGCATTACGACAATCTGACGCTGCTCGCGCCGTTTCATTTTCGTCCGCGCGACGTTGCGAAAACCCGCGAGATGCTGTGCGCGCGCGAGCTGAACTTCGGCGCTGTCATCAACGCGCATCGGCGGCTCAGCGAGCTCGAAGACGTGTTCGCGATGCTCGAGCGAGGAGAGATTTTGAAGTGCGCGATCACGCCATGA
- a CDS encoding farnesyl diphosphate synthase produces the protein MSTDFNLDRYLKERVQIVERALAHAVPEPAGSEARLFEAMRYSLLGGGKRLRPVLVLASCEAVGGKPEAAIGLACALEMIHTYSLIHDDLPCMDNDDLRHGRATSHKVYGDAFATLAGDALLTDAFKVLARSGSEAIPPQTLLETVAELAQAAGSGGMVAGQVIDILGEGKSKTIEELEELHSKKTGALFLASIKGGARLGGADPTQLEMLDAYGRALGLGFQVVDDLLDVVSTTEQMGKRTQKDSAHGKATYPAILGIERSRDMADELKHRAHRAIAPLGDAAEPLRHIATFVVERTK, from the coding sequence ATGAGCACAGACTTCAATCTCGATCGTTATCTGAAAGAGCGCGTGCAAATCGTGGAACGCGCGCTCGCCCATGCCGTGCCTGAGCCTGCGGGTTCGGAAGCCAGGCTGTTCGAGGCGATGCGCTACAGCCTGCTCGGCGGCGGCAAGCGCCTGCGCCCCGTGCTTGTGCTCGCCTCGTGCGAGGCGGTCGGCGGCAAGCCCGAAGCTGCGATAGGCCTCGCCTGCGCGCTCGAGATGATTCACACCTACTCACTCATCCACGACGATCTGCCGTGCATGGACAACGACGATCTGCGCCACGGCCGCGCGACCAGTCACAAGGTCTATGGCGACGCGTTCGCGACGCTCGCCGGCGACGCGCTCCTGACCGACGCATTCAAAGTTCTCGCGCGCTCGGGCTCCGAAGCGATTCCGCCGCAGACCCTGCTCGAAACTGTTGCCGAGCTCGCTCAGGCAGCCGGCTCGGGCGGGATGGTCGCGGGCCAGGTGATCGATATCCTCGGCGAGGGCAAATCGAAGACCATCGAAGAGCTCGAAGAGCTGCACAGTAAAAAAACCGGCGCGTTGTTTCTCGCGTCGATCAAGGGCGGCGCGCGCCTCGGCGGCGCGGATCCCACCCAGCTCGAAATGCTCGATGCGTATGGCCGCGCGCTCGGCCTCGGCTTCCAGGTCGTTGATGATCTTCTTGATGTCGTGAGCACGACCGAGCAGATGGGCAAGCGCACGCAGAAGGATTCCGCGCACGGCAAGGCCACCTACCCCGCCATTCTCGGCATCGAGCGCTCGCGCGACATGGCCGACGAACTCAAGCATCGCGCGCATCGCGCAATTGCTCCGCTCGGCGACGCCGCCGAGCCGCTGCGGCATATCGCAACGTTCGTCGTGGAGAGAACCAAGTGA
- the hpnH gene encoding adenosyl-hopene transferase HpnH, with product MRVPFKQMIDLGRYMSKKKRAGEKYFPLVLMLEPLHACNLACVGCGRIVEYKDTIRDMMTLDEALDSAKECGAPIVSICGGEPLMYKHIAPLTNRLIEEQGRHVMICTNAILLERFVKNVGPSSYLSFNIHLDGMKETNDRVTARDGHFDIAVKMIKMLKDKGYRVQTNTTVFRETTGDELEELVKFLTTLGVDGMLLSPGYHYQVLNNDELYLKKEEMPYKFMKINEMAHDHKIVNTPIYLDYLVGKRDLLCSPWTTVTRNPRGWKGPCYLITNGHYKSFEDMHAATDWEYYRSKQDIRCRDCKLHSGFEGTVALDFGSNLKDSWRMVRHYMH from the coding sequence ATGCGCGTTCCTTTCAAGCAGATGATCGACCTTGGCCGCTACATGAGCAAAAAGAAGCGCGCCGGGGAGAAATATTTCCCGCTCGTGCTGATGCTCGAGCCGCTACATGCGTGCAACCTCGCGTGCGTCGGATGCGGCCGAATCGTCGAATACAAGGACACGATTCGCGACATGATGACGCTCGATGAGGCGCTGGACTCGGCCAAGGAATGCGGCGCGCCGATCGTTTCGATCTGCGGCGGCGAGCCGCTCATGTACAAGCATATCGCGCCACTGACGAACCGGCTTATCGAAGAGCAGGGCCGCCACGTCATGATCTGCACCAACGCGATCCTGCTCGAGCGTTTCGTCAAGAACGTCGGCCCCAGCAGCTACCTCAGCTTCAATATCCATCTCGACGGCATGAAGGAGACCAACGATCGCGTGACTGCGCGCGACGGTCACTTCGATATCGCCGTCAAGATGATCAAGATGCTCAAGGACAAGGGCTATCGCGTGCAGACCAACACCACCGTCTTCCGCGAGACCACCGGCGACGAGCTCGAGGAGCTGGTCAAGTTCCTGACCACGCTCGGCGTCGATGGGATGCTGCTGAGCCCCGGCTATCACTACCAGGTGCTGAACAACGACGAGCTCTACCTCAAGAAAGAGGAGATGCCGTACAAGTTCATGAAGATCAACGAGATGGCGCACGACCACAAGATCGTCAACACGCCGATCTACCTCGACTATCTCGTCGGCAAGCGCGATCTCCTGTGCAGCCCCTGGACCACGGTCACGCGCAATCCGCGCGGCTGGAAGGGGCCCTGCTACCTGATCACCAACGGGCACTACAAATCATTCGAAGACATGCACGCAGCGACTGATTGGGAGTACTACCGCTCCAAGCAGGATATCCGCTGCCGCGATTGCAAGCTCCACTCCGGATTCGAGGGCACCGTCGCGCTCGACTTCGGCTCGAACCTGAAAGATTCGTGGCGGATGGTGCGCCACTACATGCACTAG
- a CDS encoding TetR/AcrR family transcriptional regulator, whose translation MSTSQDKVAPIEPRGQAQDSRDEILKAAMHLFANRGFHETSMSEVAREAHVSKALIFWHFKTKEELFVAVLNRLLEPYFIDFAEEAGKLDERAQIQKLVEQYLHFIHENASSVRFFLAQMMHDQHLSETLSDQVLRLYGGYRAMLVELIARAQEKGICSRRFAPEAAAGFLVSALNGLLIEHLFIGGSSVDTEAAVAMVGEWLFGEADRTPPADGSASA comes from the coding sequence ATGAGCACATCTCAGGACAAAGTGGCGCCTATCGAGCCGCGCGGACAGGCGCAGGATTCTCGCGACGAGATTCTCAAGGCCGCGATGCATCTGTTTGCCAACCGTGGCTTTCACGAGACCTCGATGTCCGAGGTTGCCCGCGAGGCGCACGTCAGCAAGGCGCTCATCTTCTGGCATTTCAAGACCAAGGAAGAGTTGTTCGTCGCGGTCCTTAACCGTCTGCTCGAGCCTTACTTCATCGACTTTGCCGAGGAAGCGGGCAAGCTTGACGAGCGCGCGCAAATCCAGAAGCTGGTCGAGCAGTACCTGCATTTCATCCACGAGAACGCGAGTTCGGTCCGGTTTTTCCTCGCCCAGATGATGCACGATCAGCATCTGTCGGAGACTCTCAGCGACCAGGTGCTGCGGCTCTACGGCGGCTACCGCGCGATGCTGGTTGAACTCATCGCGCGGGCGCAGGAAAAAGGAATATGCTCGCGGCGTTTCGCGCCCGAAGCGGCGGCCGGCTTCCTGGTCTCGGCGCTCAACGGGCTCTTGATTGAGCATCTATTTATCGGCGGCAGTTCGGTGGACACCGAGGCCGCGGTTGCGATGGTTGGTGAGTGGTTGTTTGGGGAAGCGGATCGCACTCCCCCCGCGGACGGCAGCGCGTCCGCCTGA
- a CDS encoding Gfo/Idh/MocA family oxidoreductase codes for MGRMIRGAISGFGEVAARAHLIGWRTRPNITLNVIHDPISERRHEALRLIDGVRVYDDLELMLDGEALDFVDIASPPSLHAKSAATALAADASVLVEKPFALSLEEFDALARVADAKRRVMMCVHNWKYSPPYATAREAIANGRLGVVHSMSLDRLRTQPAGKGGAGGRWRQSAASGGGILIDHGWHIFYLMQWLLGGAAPETVAARLEFPPGSDADDAAEMRIEMAGGCVATSRLSWRSGRRSTSAAIEGDRGRLDIEGDQVTFTDRDGRAQDLTVADAPDDSYHAAWFAGMACDFEEALIAGNESTMARSNRIEARNCVAIIEAARISSSEGGRARKIDR; via the coding sequence TCTGAATGTCATCCACGATCCGATTTCGGAGCGGCGGCACGAGGCGTTGCGGCTGATCGACGGCGTCAGGGTTTACGACGATCTGGAACTGATGCTCGACGGCGAGGCGCTCGACTTCGTCGATATCGCGAGTCCGCCCTCGCTCCATGCGAAGTCAGCTGCGACGGCTCTGGCAGCGGATGCGAGCGTGCTGGTCGAAAAACCGTTCGCACTCTCGCTCGAAGAGTTCGACGCTCTCGCCCGCGTCGCCGACGCGAAGCGGCGGGTCATGATGTGCGTGCATAATTGGAAGTACTCGCCGCCGTATGCGACGGCGCGCGAGGCGATCGCGAACGGCCGTCTCGGCGTTGTTCACTCGATGTCACTGGATCGCCTGCGCACGCAGCCCGCCGGCAAAGGCGGCGCGGGCGGGCGATGGCGCCAGTCAGCAGCCTCGGGCGGCGGGATTCTGATCGATCACGGATGGCATATCTTCTACCTGATGCAGTGGCTGCTCGGCGGCGCCGCGCCTGAGACTGTCGCGGCGCGGCTCGAATTCCCGCCCGGCAGCGACGCCGACGATGCGGCCGAGATGCGAATCGAGATGGCCGGCGGATGCGTCGCAACCTCGCGTCTGTCGTGGCGCTCGGGCCGACGCAGCACGTCAGCCGCGATCGAAGGCGATCGCGGCCGCCTCGATATCGAAGGCGACCAGGTCACGTTCACCGATCGCGACGGCCGCGCCCAGGATTTGACCGTGGCCGACGCGCCCGACGACTCGTATCACGCGGCCTGGTTCGCCGGGATGGCGTGCGACTTCGAAGAGGCGCTCATCGCGGGCAACGAGTCGACGATGGCACGCAGCAATCGAATCGAGGCCCGCAACTGTGTCGCCATTATTGAGGCCGCCCGGATTTCATCGTCGGAAGGAGGCCGCGCCCGGAAAATCGACCGGTAA